atttgttttttaaaatatgcgtTTTTCCTCAATCGCGTgactttagttaaaattttataataagccaagcaaaagaatgtttttttacgAAGcgcaaaaactaaataaaattaagatttttatggTAAGCTCTTAAATATAATCTCTCTATATATAAAAGGTAATGTTTGTATGTTTGATGTTAGCTATGGGCGTCAACACCTCTGGACCAATCAATACCAAATTTGACAATTTGGAAAAGATAAATTTGGTCAAGTTTATGAGTGACAGAAACCCGCGCGAAGCGCCGGGTAATCCAGCtattatgtataaaaactaacttaaaattaagaaacataacaattgcatcaaaaaaatgaGGTTTCACtaatttcttttggaatcttttgttaaatttttgtagAATCTGAggagttattcaaaaaaatgctaagGCAAACTTCAGGGAAGCGAAGGAACATAAGTTTTTCACAACCAAAACCCTTTTCCTGTATAAAAACtaacataaaattgaaaattttgacaattgcatcaaaaaaacaggGTTTCCCTcatttcttttggaatcttttgttatatttttgtagaATCTATGGAGTTAATCAAAAAATGCAAAGGTAAACTTTAGGGAAGCAaaggaatctaagttttttacaacaagaACTCTTTTctgtctttatatatatatatatatatatatatataaaaggcaATGCTTGTATGTTTGATGCTACTGGCGTCAACACCTCTGGACCAATCAGTACCAAACTTGGCACAGACACTAACGTTTTCTAACTGTTCAACATCTCGATGTTGACCTGGAAAATGGTCAGCGAGTTTGTTTCCGGCAAGGCAAAATAGCTCAACAGGCTGAAGCTCCATCTCGGCCAACTTTGactatattttttgaacttttccaACATAACGAATTTGCGCAGACTTTATTGTATGTTGAGGTGCCAAAACACTACATATGGACTCCTGCAAAGAGATGGCAGCGTTGACGACAAGGTACAAAAGATACAGAGCAAGATGTCTTCATGTCTCATAGCATCTTCTACATTATGGCCTAATGTAAAACAAAGGGTTCTTACCACAAATATGCGAGCTCGAGTCTCAGGTGAACCTTCTGCACTGAAATTTTCGAGATTGCTACTAATGCTTAGAGAAGGCAGGGTACAACCTGATCAAGGTGGAAGAATCGGTTTTTCTGCTAATTTTTGCAACATGGTTAACTCATTGAGTTAAAGAACAAGGTTATCCGAGACATTCAGAGTAAGTATACTGAAGGTCCTAATTCGCACTGTGCCTGGCTGTGTGAGAGAGCGATTTTAACACCAACAAACAGAGCTGTCGATCCAATTATTGCCAACACGATTAATGAGATTCCGGGGCAGATGCATACTAACACCTCAGTTGACACTACAGCTGACATGGACGATGCCGTAGAATATCCTGCAGAGTTTTTGAATTCCTTAGAACCAAGTGGCATGCCATCCCACAAACTTGAACTTAAAGTCGGCGCATCAATTATTCTTTTACGCAACTTGGATGCACCAAAACTGTGCAATGGAACTCGACTTGGCATCAAAAATTGCATGCCACATGTAATTGAAGCTACAATTCTAGCAGGTTGCGCAAAAGGTGAAGATGTCTTTATTCCAAGAATCCCACTCATTCACGATGACAAGAATTCTCCTCTGCACTTTAAGCGCTTTCAGTTTCCAGACGAGTCTCTTTTGCAATGACAATAAACAAGTCACAGGATCAGTTTTTGCAGGTTGTTGCCAGGGCCGTACCGAGCCAATTTTGCGCTTCGggcaagaaaagaaaattgcgCCCCCTTCTTTCCCTCccttccccctccccctccttaaaataaaaagaagaagaaatttaaacgaaaaaaatgatttattgatCACAAAATTTATCACATCaagttataagtaaaatttgTCATTAAGGTTGCACAAACTTTAGTTCAATGCCACTTTTCTGGCTTTTCTTGAGGCAAATTCACTAATGACATCACCAAAATCAATGTTGTTTGCCAATTCATTTTCAATTGAAATTATAGCCAAACTAGACAAACGTTCTTGGCCCATTGTTGACCTCATATAGTGTTTTATGAGCTTAAGTTTACTGAAACTTCTCTCACACGTAGCAACTGTGACTGGTATGGTGAGGAAGATGCGAATAGCAATTGTTGTGTTGGGATAAGCATCGGTCAAAGAATATTTATGAATGAGCTGCAAAATGTCGATCGGGCTAGATTTTTCAAAGTCGTCCATCATTGCGGCAGCTTGATATTTAAAGCTTGCCATTTCTGACTGGATATCGGAAGAAGCTAAATCTGCCTTGTAAATTTGAGATAAATTTGCAGCTTTTTTCTTGAGTTCATCCACTGAACTTTTAGAGAGTGAATGCCCACTGAGGTAGCCAAAATCAGAGGATACagcttgaaaaaaagttgaagataCCTTGAACCTTTCCAAAAAACGTTATCATGAGTGGGGAAACCTCAGCAGCATGAACACCAACAAGATTTAAAGTGTGAGCTGCGCATGGAACAAATCTTGCTGACTCATTAAGAGAATGGACGTGAGCTTTGACGCCATTGTACTTTCCAGACATATTGGCTCCATTGTCATAGCCTTGGCCTTGGCAATCGGAAATGCTTAGACCATCCTTCTCCAATTTTTCAGTTATCTCTGTTGCAAGACCTTTTCCGGTTTTTCGGTGAGATTCAATGAAGTCCACAAACTTTCCTTAATTGTGCAGGTTTCATCACTGATGCGGAAATACCTGATGATCTGAGTCATCTGCTCTTTGTGGGAGGTATCTGGAGTGCAGTCAAACAGAACAGAGTAGTATTTAGCTTCTTTGATGTTTGACAAAATTTCTTTCCTGACTTTCTGCCCAAGTAACTCAATCAGCTCATTTTGAATTCAAGGAGAAAAGTAGGATGTTGtggttttttttgctttaacggACGCAATGTGTTCAGCCACTAAAGGATAATAACGGCTAATCTACTCAATTAAGCTCAGAAAAATGCCACTGTTTTGTTGACCGATGTCTTCTGTTGTTCCCCGAAGGGGAAGATTGTTCTTGGCACAGAAAAAAATTGCATCAACAATCACTTTTAAGATATCTCTCCGCTTTTTCATCTCTCCACTAATAACTCTCTCCAGATCAGAATTCAGGGTTTTTCCTTCCTTGAggttttttcaagaattttccGATCAGAATAGCATCTTTGGTGTTCATTGTTGTTTTCATGCTCAGGAATTCTTGGGTTTAGTTTTTTCCAGTCACAAAACCCTTTAGAAATTTCTGAGAAATTGTTggtttttgttgttgaaaatgacaaacagcaaaaacaaaataaagaatcttttttattgCTGTACTGCAGCCAAGTGCGAACACATTTTTTACCATTAGGATGAATTTTTTCATACCATTTTGAGCTGAAGTGTCGCATTCTGTTGTCAAAATCACACAGCGTGTTTGGGAAAAATTCTCTTCTGTCTTGCTCTAGCCTATGCTCAATCAAAAAGCATCTTGTTTTGTCCGTTATTTTAGGCCATGTTGCTGGATCCCTGTGTTGAAAATTTTCTTCCGAGGCCACTGGAATTTCTGAGATTTCTGAATAAAGTTCATCCTCGTCCATTTCAGCTGGGTCTGAAAGCTAGGCATTTTCATCTTCCCTGGTTGGTTCTGAATCAGTTGTGCGAAATTCTTCTTGCCTTTGGCTGATGAAAATCTCCTCTTCAATTAATTCCAAATGGTTATCTAAACTCAATTAAAGTCAATTATAGGATCTGTTAAATTGTCATTAATTTCAATACAAATATCCTctgaaataatttgtttctCCACTGAGTTTGTTACTGACCACTTTTTGAAACAGTTTTGTAGTTTCTCGTCACTTTCTTGGCgctgttttcttttcttcttaaattCAGCACCAGATAACTTTTGGGTTCGACTAATAATAGAATTATAATGCTCAAAAGTTATCAAAAGTATGTTAGTGTTATAGGGTGCTTTTTTGTTCAGTATATGAGCTTTAGTATTTAAGAGTTTGTGTCAAGAGGCggacttttaattaattttcttatcaACAGCAGCGACGCCGTgaaaatttgtttcataaactgattattgtttttttaatatagatatagatatagatatatacatatatatatatacacatgtatatatatatatatatatatatatatatttatatatatatatatatatatatatatatatatatatatatatatatatatatatatatatatatatatatatatatatatatatatatatatatatatatatatatatatatatatatatatatatataaacagtggTGGCTAAAAgtatggaaattttttttaaattaaatttttttatttgtgttaaataaaaCCAAACTTATTTAACCCGAGTGTACTTGCAATAGTCTACTTTATACATACTACAAGTTTGAACTTGTCTTTTCTACATACTAATATTTCTTAATTTCGATTGGACAAAAGTATGGAAACTTGTTCAAACTTGTCTCTAAACATAAACAAATCTTATCATTTAGAATTTAAACGTGTTAGAATTGACATCTTTGTTAGTTCATCatagtttacttttatattaatcAGTATGGCACCGCGAAAATATTATTCtagtgatattaaaaataaaatagttgagTGTTTTAAAAACGGTAATAAGCCAATTGAAATTTCTCGAAATTTTCAAGTTCCAAAAGGTACagtttcaaaagttattaaaaaattcaaagaaaggGGAACTGTGAAAGTGAAAATGAAACCTGGAAGaccaagaaaaacaacaaaaagattggataaagttataaaaaatacttctaCAAAAGATCCTAGAAAGTCATAAAAGGATATAAAAGAAGAAATCTTGGAACAGCATGGAGTTTTATTATCTGACAGGACAGTTCGTAGAAGGTTAAATGATGCGGGCTTATTTGGAAGAGTGGCTGTCAAAAAACCGTTATTTTCTAAGAAAAATAAGATGGGTAGATTATTGTTTGCAAGGGAACATTTAAAATGGTCAGAAGAAAAACAGGCAAATGTGTTGTGTAGTGATGAAAGTAAATTTCAGTTGTTTGGAAGTGATGGAAGAAAATATGTGAGGCGCCCCAACAGTAAAAGATTTGATCCCAAATACCAAATACCTACAGTCAAGCATGGAGGTGGCAGTGTTATGGTGTGGGGATGTTTTTCTTCATCTGGCACTGGTCCATTAGTGAAAATTGATGGTAATATGAACTGATTTAAGTATAAAgacatattatataatataatgttacCATATGCTTCAGAAAAAATGGCTCCGGGGTCGTTACTCCAACAAGATAACGACCCGAAGGACTcgtcaaaattaattaaagagtGATTAAATACTCACAGGGTACCTTGTATGGAAAAGCCATCTCAAAGTTCCGACTTAAACCCTATAGAACATCTTTGGGATGTGTTAGACTGCCGAATTCGGAAGCATAATATTTCGAATCAcgataaactttttgaaagtttACAAGCAGAATGGGTAAAAATGCCTACTGACACTTGTGCCAACCTGGTGAAATCTATGCCACAAAGATGTTCTATGGTAATAGACTCAAAAGGATATGCAActagatattaaatttttatgtgtttttttatgttatttttaacattttttggtCCTGGTCATAAGTATCCATACTTATGATCAGgcctaatttaaaaattaaatttttttttgtatatgttaataaaaaaaaatgttttattttattaaaaagttgtattacgACTTCAATAAACATATGCATAATATGTAGTAAgtgttgcattttttatatatagataaaaagcatttttgaaaagtttctaTACTTTTGgccaccactgtatatatatatatatatatatatatatatatatatatatatatatatatatatatatatatatatatatatatatatatatatatatatatatatatatatatatatatatatatatatatatatatatatatatatgtatatatgtatatatatatatatatatatatatatatatatatatatatatatatatata
Above is a window of Hydra vulgaris chromosome 10, alternate assembly HydraT2T_AEP DNA encoding:
- the LOC136086389 gene encoding uncharacterized protein LOC136086389, whose amino-acid sequence is MSSCLIASSTLWPNVKQRVLTTNMRARVSGEPSALKFSRLLLMLREGRLKNKVIRDIQSKYTEGPNSHCAWLCERAILTPTNRAVDPIIANTINEIPGQMHTNTSVDTTADMDDAVEYPAEFLNSLEPSGMPSHKLELKVGASIILLRNLDAPKLCNGTRLGIKNCMPHVIEATILAGCAKGEDVFIPRIPLIHDDKNSPLHFKRFQFPDESLLQ
- the LOC136086390 gene encoding zinc finger MYM-type protein 5-like, whose translation is MDEDELYSEISEIPVASEENFQHRDPATWPKITDKTRCFLIEHRLEQDRREFFPNTLCDFDNRMRHFSSKWYEKIHPNGKKCVRTWLQYSNKKDSLFCFCCLSFSTTKTNNFSEISKGFCDWKKLNPRIPEHENNNEHQRCYSDRKILEKTSRKEKP